Proteins co-encoded in one Kocuria flava genomic window:
- the fdh gene encoding formate dehydrogenase encodes MARFSPLEWPVLRQLRSGDLLGRGPAVTSERTRSTAPRTATADRVVQSVCPYCAVGCGQRVFVRDEKVVQIEGDPDSPISRGRLCPKGAASEQLVNAPGRQTEVLYRAPRATEWQRLDLETAVDMIADRFLEARRKGWQDRDEQGRLLRRTMGVASLGGATLDNEENYLIKKLFTAAGAVQIENQARIUHSATVPGLGASFGRGGATQTLQDMANADCIVIQGSNMAECHPVGFQWVTEAKARGAKVIHVDPRFTRTSAVADAHVPIRAGSDIVLLGALINHVLTHDLWFEEYVRAYTNAATIVHEDFRDAEDLDGLFSGFDPESGQYDMRSWAYAERDGGHVEGPSQDPEHGAEAVDEAAGHELGSGGAPMEHARIARDETLEHPRTVFQILKRHYARYTPEMVQEVCGIGPEDFAMLARTITENSGRERTTCFAYAVGWTQHSLGSQFIRTASILQLLLGNMGRPGGGIMALRGHASIQGSTDIPTLFNLLPGYLPMPSAGTHDTLQEYLDAIASKKQKGYWAEADAYTVSLLKAWWGEAATAENDWAYDYLPRLTGAHGTFQTLTRMLDDEVDGYFLLGQNPAVGSSNGRMQRMAMSHLKWLVVRDLNLIESATWWKDGPEIASGELRTEDIETEVFFLPAATHVEKSGTFTQTQRLLQWRHQAVAPPGEARSELQFFHELGRRIRQRLAGSTDERDRPLLDLTWDYPLDEHGEPDPEAVLAEINGHHLTGPQAGRPLSSYTEMRADGSTAGGCWIYTGVYADGVNRAAARTPAAQQVPTAPEWGWAWPANRRILYNRASADPQGRPWSERKKHVWWDEDQRRWVGLDVPDFPVDRAPGSRPDPDSGGAAALAGDDPFIMQADGKGWLYAPKGVVDGPLPTHYEPQESPVDNALYAQQRSPSRVLFARGDNLSAPSDDDPGAEVYPYVFTTYRLTEHHTAGGMSRWLPYLSELQPEMFCEVSPELAAERGLEPYGWATIVSPRAAIEARVLVTERMRPLTVRGRTVHQIGLPYHWGVGRDAVVSGDAANDLLGLTLEPNVQIQDSKAGTCDIRPGRRPRGPAQRELVEQYQRRAGLTTATGNTRLDVPVPDPGATAEEEGAAHENPAGNVDIAPEPPENPRRET; translated from the coding sequence ATGGCACGGTTCAGCCCCCTGGAGTGGCCGGTTCTCCGGCAGCTGCGCTCGGGCGACCTGCTGGGCCGAGGCCCGGCGGTCACCTCGGAGCGCACGCGCAGCACGGCCCCGCGCACCGCGACCGCGGACCGCGTGGTCCAGAGCGTGTGCCCCTACTGCGCGGTCGGCTGCGGCCAGCGCGTGTTCGTGCGGGACGAGAAGGTCGTCCAGATCGAGGGGGACCCGGACTCGCCGATCTCGCGCGGGCGCCTGTGCCCCAAGGGCGCGGCCAGCGAGCAGCTGGTCAACGCGCCGGGCCGGCAGACGGAGGTCCTCTACCGGGCGCCGCGGGCCACCGAGTGGCAGCGGCTCGACCTCGAGACCGCGGTCGACATGATCGCCGACCGGTTCCTGGAGGCCCGCCGCAAGGGCTGGCAGGACCGCGACGAGCAGGGACGGCTGCTGCGCCGCACGATGGGCGTGGCCTCCCTGGGCGGTGCGACGCTGGACAACGAGGAGAACTACCTCATCAAGAAGCTGTTCACCGCCGCGGGCGCCGTGCAGATCGAGAACCAGGCCCGTATTTGACACTCCGCGACGGTTCCCGGTCTGGGAGCCTCGTTCGGTCGCGGCGGCGCGACGCAGACGCTGCAGGACATGGCCAACGCCGACTGCATCGTCATCCAGGGCTCGAACATGGCCGAGTGCCACCCGGTGGGCTTCCAGTGGGTCACGGAGGCCAAGGCCCGCGGCGCGAAGGTCATCCACGTCGACCCGCGGTTCACGCGCACCTCGGCCGTGGCCGACGCCCACGTGCCCATCCGCGCGGGCTCGGACATCGTGCTGCTGGGCGCGCTGATCAACCACGTCCTCACCCACGACCTGTGGTTCGAGGAGTACGTGCGCGCCTACACCAACGCCGCCACGATCGTGCACGAGGACTTCCGCGACGCCGAGGACCTCGACGGGCTGTTCTCCGGCTTCGACCCGGAGAGCGGCCAGTACGACATGCGCTCGTGGGCCTACGCGGAGCGCGACGGCGGGCACGTCGAGGGGCCGTCGCAGGACCCCGAGCACGGGGCCGAGGCCGTCGACGAGGCGGCGGGCCACGAGCTCGGCAGCGGCGGGGCGCCGATGGAGCACGCGCGCATCGCCCGGGACGAGACCCTGGAGCACCCGCGCACGGTGTTCCAGATCCTCAAGCGCCACTACGCCCGCTACACCCCGGAGATGGTGCAGGAGGTCTGCGGCATCGGGCCGGAGGACTTCGCGATGCTCGCCCGGACGATCACGGAGAACTCCGGGCGCGAGCGCACCACGTGCTTCGCCTACGCGGTGGGCTGGACCCAGCACAGCCTGGGCTCCCAGTTCATCCGCACCGCCTCGATCCTGCAGCTGCTGCTCGGCAACATGGGCCGGCCCGGCGGGGGGATCATGGCGCTGCGCGGGCACGCCAGCATCCAGGGCTCCACCGACATCCCCACGCTGTTCAACCTGCTCCCCGGCTACCTGCCCATGCCCAGCGCCGGCACGCACGACACGCTGCAGGAGTACCTGGACGCGATCGCCTCCAAGAAGCAGAAGGGCTACTGGGCCGAGGCCGACGCCTACACGGTCAGCCTGCTCAAGGCCTGGTGGGGCGAGGCGGCGACCGCCGAGAACGACTGGGCCTACGACTACCTGCCGCGCCTGACCGGCGCGCACGGCACGTTCCAGACGCTGACCCGCATGCTCGACGACGAGGTCGACGGCTACTTCCTGCTCGGCCAGAACCCCGCGGTGGGCTCGTCCAACGGCCGGATGCAGCGCATGGCCATGTCCCACCTGAAGTGGCTGGTGGTGCGCGACCTGAACCTCATCGAGTCGGCGACCTGGTGGAAGGACGGCCCGGAGATCGCCTCGGGCGAGCTGCGCACCGAGGACATCGAGACCGAGGTGTTCTTCCTGCCCGCGGCCACGCACGTGGAGAAGTCCGGCACGTTCACCCAGACCCAGCGGCTGCTGCAGTGGCGCCACCAGGCCGTGGCCCCGCCGGGGGAGGCGCGCAGCGAGCTGCAGTTCTTCCACGAGCTCGGCCGGCGGATCCGGCAGCGCCTGGCCGGCTCGACCGACGAGCGCGACCGGCCGCTGCTGGACCTCACCTGGGACTACCCGCTCGACGAGCACGGCGAGCCGGACCCCGAGGCGGTGCTGGCCGAGATCAACGGCCACCACCTCACCGGGCCGCAGGCGGGCCGGCCGCTGTCCTCCTACACCGAGATGCGTGCCGACGGCTCGACCGCCGGCGGGTGCTGGATCTACACCGGGGTCTACGCCGACGGCGTCAACCGGGCCGCCGCGCGCACACCGGCCGCGCAGCAGGTGCCCACGGCCCCCGAGTGGGGCTGGGCGTGGCCGGCGAACCGCCGCATCCTCTACAACCGCGCCTCCGCCGACCCGCAGGGCCGGCCGTGGAGCGAGCGGAAGAAGCACGTGTGGTGGGACGAGGACCAGCGCCGCTGGGTGGGCCTGGACGTCCCGGACTTCCCGGTCGACCGTGCTCCCGGCTCCCGGCCCGACCCGGACTCCGGCGGTGCCGCGGCGCTGGCGGGCGACGACCCGTTCATCATGCAGGCCGACGGGAAGGGGTGGCTCTACGCGCCCAAGGGCGTGGTCGACGGCCCGCTGCCGACCCACTACGAGCCGCAGGAGTCCCCCGTGGACAACGCGCTCTACGCCCAGCAGCGCAGCCCCTCCCGGGTGCTGTTCGCGCGGGGGGACAACCTGAGCGCCCCGAGCGACGACGACCCGGGCGCGGAGGTCTACCCGTACGTGTTCACGACCTACCGGCTCACGGAGCACCACACGGCCGGGGGCATGAGCCGCTGGCTGCCCTACCTCTCCGAGCTCCAGCCGGAGATGTTCTGCGAGGTCTCCCCGGAGCTGGCCGCCGAGCGCGGGCTCGAGCCCTACGGCTGGGCCACGATCGTCTCGCCCCGGGCCGCGATCGAGGCGCGCGTGCTGGTCACCGAGCGGATGCGCCCGCTGACGGTGCGCGGGCGCACCGTGCACCAGATCGGGCTGCCCTACCACTGGGGCGTGGGCCGGGACGCCGTGGTCAGCGGGGACGCCGCCAACGACCTGCTCGGGCTCACGCTCGAGCCCAACGTGCAGATCCAGGACTCCAAGGCCGGCACGTGCGACATCCGTCCGGGGCGCCGCCCCCGCGGCCCCGCGCAGCGGGAGCTCGTGGAGCAGTACCAGCGGCGGGCGGGACTGACCACGGCCACGGGCAACACCCGGCTCGACGTCCCCGTGCCCGATCCCGGCGCCACCGCCGAGGAGGAGGGCGCGGCCCACGAGAACCCCGCCGGGAACGTGGACATCGCGCCGGAGCCGCCCGAGAACCCGAGGAGGGAGACCTAG
- the arfB gene encoding alternative ribosome rescue aminoacyl-tRNA hydrolase ArfB, whose amino-acid sequence MDDLHVPPGPGAPRGLRVPAAELVERFSHASGPGGQGVNTADSRVQLSLDLATTTALDELQRERVLDRLAGRLAGTVLTVSAAEHRAQRRNRAAARQRLAALLREALVPPLARRPTRPTNGSRRRRLEGKRRRAEVKQHRRRPGLD is encoded by the coding sequence GTGGACGATCTGCACGTGCCCCCGGGCCCCGGCGCGCCCCGCGGCCTCAGGGTGCCGGCGGCGGAGCTGGTCGAGCGCTTCTCCCACGCCTCGGGGCCGGGCGGCCAGGGCGTGAACACCGCCGACAGCCGGGTGCAGCTCTCCCTCGACCTGGCGACGACGACCGCGCTCGACGAGCTCCAGCGCGAGCGCGTCCTCGACCGGCTCGCCGGGCGGCTGGCGGGCACGGTGCTCACCGTCAGCGCCGCGGAGCACCGTGCGCAGCGGCGCAACCGCGCCGCGGCCCGGCAGCGCCTGGCCGCACTGCTGCGCGAGGCCCTGGTTCCGCCCCTCGCCCGGCGCCCGACCCGGCCCACGAACGGCTCGCGGCGACGGCGGCTCGAGGGCAAGCGCCGCCGCGCCGAGGTCAAGCAGCACCGCCGGCGCCCCGGGCTCGACTGA
- a CDS encoding AAA family ATPase, which yields MKLKSFRVSRYRNVLDSGEVLVEGDVTTLVGMNESGKSTMLDALYRLNPVYGDKFVELDDYPRWRRSRDSRNEDLQAMSPIDATFELDQEDLEALEEALGEGVVTPGTVQVGRRYNDSHWVRVEVDERRFVRNVLDGHRDAAALAEAHETVASLKTALTALVKEEAAAAAAATAAAEASEDEPSPAKEVPGTPTGEVLDRIADSLGAGGSPGSVAESAIWSRLPKFFLFTDYQSLEGRVDVAELKTQSDEHPGASPKQTARALLKLANTDVNAMTDSNFESSTAELESVSNDLSREMKEYWSTNPELRIKIMTEPETVSNQHGQHSVVRYLNFRVEDRKHDFTNNFSRRSSGYRWFFSFLAAFSEFETRESNVVILLDEPGLTLHAKAQRDFLRFINERLAPAGQVLYTTHSPFMVDQIERVRVVEDRGEDVGSVTTSEALEVGDDSAFPLQAALGYDLTQNLFIGERNLLVEGPSDLAFLDLVSRRLRDLGREGVDERWRILPAGGSSNVPAFVSLLGRKVSVTVLLDSGTEGGGKVEAAMNANKIDSERIVLVSSVLEQKHADIEDLFSVDDYIALYNAAFGKKLKAKDLSNHHERILKRLENSGEPRFDHWRPAEVLLRDPARVEKLSDATLANFEALARKINATHA from the coding sequence GTGAAGCTGAAATCGTTCCGGGTGTCCCGGTACAGGAACGTGCTGGACTCGGGCGAAGTGCTGGTGGAAGGCGACGTCACCACCCTGGTCGGCATGAATGAGTCGGGCAAGTCGACGATGCTCGACGCCCTCTATCGGCTCAATCCGGTCTACGGCGACAAGTTCGTCGAGCTCGACGACTACCCGCGCTGGCGACGCAGCCGCGACAGCCGCAACGAAGACCTGCAGGCGATGTCGCCGATCGACGCGACCTTTGAGTTAGACCAGGAGGACCTCGAAGCGTTGGAGGAGGCGCTCGGGGAGGGCGTCGTTACACCCGGGACAGTTCAGGTCGGCCGACGCTACAACGACAGTCATTGGGTGAGGGTCGAGGTTGATGAACGCCGTTTCGTGCGCAATGTGCTCGATGGGCATCGCGATGCCGCGGCTCTTGCCGAGGCACATGAGACGGTCGCGTCACTGAAGACGGCTCTCACGGCTCTCGTCAAGGAGGAGGCGGCTGCGGCCGCCGCCGCCACAGCCGCCGCCGAAGCTTCAGAGGACGAACCAAGCCCTGCTAAGGAAGTTCCCGGCACGCCCACCGGCGAGGTGCTTGATCGCATCGCTGATTCCCTCGGCGCTGGTGGAAGTCCTGGTTCGGTGGCCGAATCTGCGATCTGGTCGCGGCTGCCGAAGTTCTTCCTGTTCACCGACTACCAGAGCCTCGAGGGTCGGGTAGACGTTGCTGAGCTGAAGACGCAGTCGGATGAGCATCCGGGGGCCTCGCCGAAGCAGACCGCTCGCGCGCTGCTGAAGCTCGCGAACACCGACGTGAACGCCATGACCGACTCGAACTTCGAGTCGAGCACGGCAGAGCTCGAGTCGGTCTCCAATGACCTCTCCCGGGAGATGAAGGAGTACTGGAGCACGAACCCGGAGCTGCGCATCAAGATTATGACCGAGCCGGAGACGGTCTCTAATCAGCATGGTCAGCACAGCGTCGTGCGGTACCTGAACTTCCGTGTCGAGGATCGGAAGCACGACTTCACCAACAACTTTTCGCGCCGCTCCTCGGGCTACCGGTGGTTCTTCTCGTTCCTTGCCGCGTTCAGCGAGTTCGAGACCCGTGAGAGCAACGTGGTCATCCTGCTCGACGAGCCGGGTCTCACGTTGCACGCAAAGGCCCAGCGCGACTTCCTGCGCTTCATCAACGAGCGACTCGCGCCGGCAGGCCAAGTGCTCTACACCACTCACTCGCCGTTCATGGTCGACCAGATTGAGCGAGTTCGCGTTGTCGAGGACCGCGGCGAGGACGTCGGCTCCGTGACTACGTCGGAGGCTCTGGAAGTCGGGGACGACAGTGCGTTCCCTCTTCAGGCGGCCCTCGGCTACGACCTGACGCAGAACCTCTTCATTGGTGAACGGAACCTACTTGTCGAGGGACCGTCTGATCTGGCGTTCCTGGACCTGGTCAGTCGTCGGCTGCGCGATCTCGGACGCGAGGGCGTGGACGAGCGATGGCGCATCCTGCCGGCAGGCGGATCATCCAACGTGCCAGCGTTCGTCTCTCTTCTCGGACGCAAAGTGTCGGTCACTGTGCTGCTCGACTCCGGGACAGAGGGCGGCGGAAAGGTCGAAGCCGCCATGAACGCGAACAAGATTGACAGCGAACGCATCGTTCTCGTCAGCTCTGTCCTCGAGCAGAAGCACGCCGACATCGAGGACCTCTTCTCCGTCGACGACTACATCGCGCTCTACAACGCGGCGTTCGGCAAGAAGCTCAAGGCCAAGGACTTGTCCAACCACCATGAGCGCATCTTGAAGCGCTTGGAGAACTCCGGCGAGCCGAGGTTCGACCACTGGCGTCCGGCCGAAGTCCTCCTGCGTGACCCCGCTCGTGTCGAGAAGCTCTCCGACGCTACGTTGGCCAATTTTGAGGCGCTGGCGAGAAAGATCAATGCCACCCACGCGTGA
- a CDS encoding 5'-methylthioadenosine/S-adenosylhomocysteine nucleosidase produces MGLRDKRNSKVPRRTVDLQEFAIDLGEIFGDQDLTVHLFGSRKDQTGSIRSDIDLLVELPRRASQAEMDAIWNLEPYLDVFELDNGRARSLVNESELRADTNDDLVAKLGAVCLMQDGDWRTDANVFRQQTVLAERNPAATLVPLYELEDAVPAERADLLVVTALTEEYDAVLTALDMETTEPSLLTVLLDDKGSPWKMRVLNLHEMGSVGAALKTADAMRRSKPSHVVLVGICGGIPGRSNLLDVVIPQSVIYYEPGKTTPDGVKSGHASHQCDTDARNRISVLAKNLDGLSILADGELMACGEKVIADGSGRDALVDIHRKLAAIDMESYGVIRAAETRKTPATVIKSVCDLADADKSDDLHNRAREAAARVFVEAVRAGVFRAEK; encoded by the coding sequence ATGGGACTCAGAGACAAGCGCAACAGCAAGGTTCCTCGCCGGACGGTCGACCTGCAGGAGTTTGCGATTGATCTGGGGGAGATCTTCGGTGACCAAGATCTGACCGTCCACCTTTTCGGGTCCAGGAAGGACCAGACGGGTAGCATCCGCTCCGACATCGATCTCCTCGTGGAGCTTCCGCGACGCGCTTCCCAAGCCGAAATGGACGCAATTTGGAATCTTGAACCGTATCTGGACGTCTTTGAACTAGACAATGGGCGGGCGAGGAGCCTCGTCAACGAATCTGAGCTCCGCGCCGACACGAACGATGACCTCGTAGCCAAACTCGGCGCTGTCTGCCTAATGCAAGACGGCGACTGGCGGACAGACGCTAATGTGTTTCGTCAGCAGACTGTTCTGGCTGAACGGAATCCTGCCGCTACGCTCGTGCCCCTGTACGAACTCGAGGATGCTGTGCCGGCAGAGCGTGCTGACCTCCTGGTGGTCACTGCGCTCACCGAAGAATACGACGCCGTGCTCACGGCGCTGGACATGGAGACAACCGAGCCCTCGTTACTCACGGTGCTTCTTGACGACAAGGGCTCACCGTGGAAGATGCGTGTGCTGAATCTACACGAGATGGGTTCGGTCGGGGCTGCACTGAAAACCGCGGATGCGATGCGACGCAGCAAGCCGTCACATGTCGTCCTCGTCGGTATCTGCGGAGGGATTCCTGGACGGAGCAACCTCCTTGATGTCGTCATTCCGCAGTCTGTCATCTACTACGAACCTGGCAAGACCACTCCCGATGGGGTGAAGAGCGGACATGCTAGTCATCAATGCGACACTGATGCTCGCAACCGGATCTCCGTCCTGGCCAAGAATCTCGATGGCCTAAGTATCCTCGCGGACGGAGAGCTGATGGCTTGCGGAGAAAAGGTGATCGCCGACGGCTCCGGTCGTGATGCTCTTGTCGATATCCACCGCAAGCTTGCTGCCATCGATATGGAATCTTACGGAGTGATTCGGGCAGCGGAGACTAGGAAGACCCCTGCGACCGTGATCAAGAGTGTCTGCGATCTCGCGGATGCGGATAAATCGGACGACTTGCATAATCGAGCCCGAGAGGCAGCCGCCCGAGTGTTTGTTGAGGCTGTCCGGGCCGGGGTGTTTCGCGCGGAAAAATAG
- the istB gene encoding IS21-like element helper ATPase IstB, whose product MNTATTPTAPPLPEDLAAVLKRMRMPYLRAAAPEVLATARSQRWDPTEVLRVLLAEEARGRDEATRAARRKAAGLPAGKTFESWRSGDSSIPAPTQSALATLEWVGRAENLAISGPSGTGKTHFLEALAHQVIDAGMRVSWFTLESLTAAIGRAAVDGSIGKTIARITRAELIVVDDIGMLPSGQAAAEAFYRLVDATYERRSLAVTSNIHPAGFDTIMPKTLATAAVDRLLHHAHVIITEGTSLRLTEATAGRGVVPLN is encoded by the coding sequence ATGAACACAGCCACCACCCCGACGGCGCCGCCGCTGCCGGAAGACCTCGCCGCGGTGCTCAAGCGCATGCGGATGCCCTACCTGCGCGCGGCCGCCCCCGAGGTGCTGGCCACCGCCCGCTCCCAGCGCTGGGACCCCACCGAGGTCCTCCGGGTGCTGCTGGCCGAGGAAGCCCGTGGCCGCGACGAGGCCACCCGCGCGGCCCGACGCAAGGCCGCGGGCCTGCCGGCCGGGAAGACCTTCGAGTCCTGGCGGTCAGGCGATTCTTCGATCCCGGCCCCGACACAGTCCGCCCTGGCCACCCTGGAATGGGTGGGCCGGGCGGAGAACCTCGCGATCTCAGGGCCATCGGGCACCGGCAAGACCCACTTCCTCGAGGCCCTGGCCCACCAGGTCATCGACGCCGGGATGCGGGTCTCCTGGTTCACCCTCGAGTCGCTGACCGCCGCGATCGGCCGGGCCGCAGTGGACGGTTCGATCGGCAAGACCATCGCCCGGATCACCCGGGCCGAGCTCATCGTCGTGGACGACATCGGGATGCTGCCCTCGGGCCAGGCCGCCGCCGAGGCCTTCTACCGTCTCGTCGACGCGACCTACGAACGCCGCAGCCTCGCGGTGACTTCCAACATCCATCCGGCAGGGTTCGACACGATCATGCCCAAGACCCTGGCCACCGCAGCCGTGGACCGGCTCCTGCACCACGCCCACGTGATCATCACCGAGGGCACCTCGCTGCGGCTCACCGAGGCCACCGCCGGCCGCGGGGTGGTCCCACTGAACTGA